A part of Gemmatimonas groenlandica genomic DNA contains:
- a CDS encoding aminotransferase class I/II-fold pyridoxal phosphate-dependent enzyme — protein sequence MLDLTSALYLGFRHPAGLLTGWESLTTGVPAALAEAPVVGTVASSLAQLQGCADGVLAPSTLHLMWDLLGGLAGDGRALILDAGAYAIAQWAADYARAKGATVHTAPHFEPDALARMLRQLGPRAQQAVVVLDGYCTGCGRVLPLDPYQQIARSYGALLVIDDTQALGVLGHTPDAAAPYGRGGGGILQRSSLDARAGVVLITSLAKAFGVPVASLSGERQVVQAFRQQSETRVHCSPPAIASVLAAKAALAVNTTQGDELRARLATNVTTFRTAMRSAGVPLQTPTLFPVQSTPVMDAGQASHVHAYLAAHDIHVVRQRSRCGDGVQLTFLISTSHRPAALVRAARRVGTAHRLFTRGMKPAGSHL from the coding sequence GTGCTCGACCTCACGTCGGCACTGTACCTCGGCTTTCGCCATCCGGCCGGGCTGCTGACCGGATGGGAGAGTCTTACGACGGGGGTGCCGGCCGCGCTGGCGGAGGCCCCCGTCGTCGGCACGGTCGCGTCGAGTCTCGCGCAGCTGCAGGGGTGTGCAGACGGTGTGCTGGCGCCCTCCACGCTGCATCTCATGTGGGACCTGCTTGGCGGCTTGGCGGGCGATGGTCGCGCACTGATCCTCGACGCCGGCGCATACGCTATCGCCCAGTGGGCGGCCGACTATGCGCGAGCGAAAGGCGCCACGGTGCACACGGCGCCTCACTTCGAGCCGGACGCCCTCGCGCGCATGCTGCGGCAGCTCGGACCACGCGCGCAACAGGCGGTGGTGGTGCTCGACGGGTACTGCACGGGTTGCGGGCGCGTGCTGCCGTTAGACCCCTACCAACAGATCGCACGGTCGTACGGTGCGCTGCTGGTGATCGACGATACGCAGGCGCTGGGTGTGCTGGGGCACACACCCGATGCGGCGGCGCCGTATGGCCGAGGCGGTGGGGGCATCCTGCAACGGAGCTCGCTGGACGCCAGGGCTGGGGTGGTACTCATCACGTCACTCGCGAAAGCGTTCGGCGTACCGGTGGCGTCGCTGAGCGGCGAGCGCCAGGTGGTTCAGGCGTTCCGGCAGCAGAGCGAGACGCGTGTGCACTGCAGTCCGCCAGCGATAGCGAGCGTGCTGGCGGCCAAGGCGGCGCTGGCCGTCAATACCACGCAGGGAGACGAACTGCGCGCGCGTCTTGCGACGAACGTCACCACCTTCCGCACGGCCATGCGCAGCGCTGGCGTGCCCCTGCAGACCCCCACGCTTTTTCCTGTGCAGTCCACACCGGTGATGGATGCTGGACAGGCGTCGCACGTGCATGCCTATCTAGCGGCGCATGACATCCATGTGGTGCGCCAGCGCTCGCGCTGCGGCGACGGCGTGCAGCTCACGTTTCTCATTTCCACCTCGCACCGCCCGGCGGCGCTGGTGCGTGCCGCGCGCCGTGTGGGTACGGCGCACCGTCTTTTCACTCGCGGGATGAAGCCCGCTGGGAGTCACTTGTGA
- a CDS encoding NAD(P)/FAD-dependent oxidoreductase — protein sequence MTTDNQPVWDDGTWTAFPSLQGAITTGTCVIGLGGSGLTVIDELLARGEAVVGLDASDVAAGAAGRNGGFLLAGAYDFYHDAVRKHGRDRAFAIYQATLVEMQRLAEAAPETVRFVGSRRIAADAWEIEDCRAQMDAMLADGLACEWYEAADGVGLTFPSDASFNPLARCRILARTAAQAGAQLFSRSPVTAVQGTRVDTAEGTVHCRRVIVAIDGRLEVLLPELTGRVRTARLQMLATAPTTEITVPCPMYYREGYEYWQQLPDGSLTIGGFRDQGGPSEWSLDARPTAPVQHLLESFVRTHLGVTAPITHRWAACAGYTESGLPVIEQVRGNVWALGGYSGTGNVIGALAARAVVSAALDGEPAGVRLLLGEHWSPDLPTVTAPSLS from the coding sequence ATGACAACCGATAACCAGCCCGTCTGGGATGACGGCACGTGGACAGCATTCCCGTCGTTGCAGGGCGCGATCACGACGGGCACCTGCGTAATCGGACTGGGCGGTTCCGGTCTCACCGTGATCGACGAACTGCTCGCGCGCGGTGAGGCGGTGGTCGGACTCGACGCGAGCGACGTGGCGGCCGGTGCGGCCGGACGAAACGGCGGCTTCCTGTTGGCCGGCGCGTACGACTTCTATCACGACGCGGTGCGCAAGCACGGTCGCGATCGGGCGTTCGCGATTTATCAGGCCACTCTCGTGGAGATGCAGCGCCTTGCCGAGGCCGCGCCGGAGACGGTGCGGTTCGTGGGCTCGCGCCGCATCGCCGCCGATGCCTGGGAGATCGAAGACTGTCGGGCGCAGATGGACGCGATGCTGGCCGATGGCTTGGCGTGCGAATGGTACGAGGCGGCCGATGGCGTGGGACTCACGTTCCCTTCCGATGCGTCGTTCAATCCGCTGGCGCGCTGTCGCATCCTGGCGCGCACTGCGGCGCAGGCGGGTGCGCAGCTGTTCTCGCGATCGCCCGTAACCGCGGTGCAGGGTACGCGCGTGGACACCGCCGAGGGGACCGTGCATTGCCGGCGGGTGATCGTGGCAATTGATGGCCGGCTCGAAGTGCTGCTGCCCGAACTCACGGGTCGCGTACGGACGGCGCGACTGCAAATGCTGGCCACCGCACCCACCACCGAGATCACGGTACCGTGCCCGATGTATTACCGCGAGGGCTACGAGTACTGGCAACAGTTGCCCGACGGCTCGCTCACGATCGGCGGGTTTCGCGACCAAGGCGGACCCAGTGAGTGGAGCTTGGACGCGCGGCCGACGGCTCCAGTGCAACACCTACTGGAATCGTTCGTGCGCACGCACCTCGGCGTGACGGCGCCGATCACGCACCGCTGGGCGGCGTGTGCGGGCTACACGGAGAGCGGGTTGCCGGTCATCGAGCAAGTGCGCGGCAACGTGTGGGCGCTCGGTGGCTACTCAGGCACGGGAAACGTGATCGGCGCGCTGGCGGCGCGTGCCGTCGTGTCCGCGGCGCTGGATGGGGAGCCGGCCGGCGTGCGCTTGCTGCTCGGCGAGCATTGGTCGCCGGACTTACCAACAGTGACCGCACCGTCACTGTCCTGA
- a CDS encoding S41 family peptidase, with product MRRAGHWKVWLALGAAASSAACVVPSLGANAASSAPTAQSRSYVAQFDTLWTRFDEVYPSFAYKQVDWRAQRATYRARAQRARSQDELIAVLVDMLTPLRDLHVWLVDPRGQVVPTFRPAALANFERARWESAMRDASYLAHNRDFGEGTVGGYAYLYIGSWKEPINQEALDLALSRMREAPGLIIDVRNNAGGTDQTALAFASRFTTRAFTASYVEIRMDSLVKDIEMPLARTIGPRGSWQYTRPVVVLSGRGGFSATESFVAAMRTLPQVTVVGDTTGGASGNPATFPLGNGWRFTVPRWLEFGPDKRPIEGRGVAPHLAMTWDPANYDSARDPLIDAAVGLLGERNGVYRIAPASAHEARDDNR from the coding sequence ATGAGACGCGCAGGGCACTGGAAAGTGTGGCTCGCGCTGGGCGCTGCCGCGTCGAGTGCGGCGTGTGTTGTCCCCTCGCTTGGCGCGAACGCGGCGTCGAGTGCGCCCACGGCACAGTCCCGCTCGTACGTGGCGCAGTTCGACACGCTGTGGACGCGATTCGACGAGGTGTATCCGTCATTCGCCTACAAACAGGTCGACTGGCGTGCCCAGCGCGCCACGTACCGCGCCCGCGCACAGCGGGCCCGTTCGCAGGACGAGCTCATTGCCGTGCTCGTCGACATGCTCACACCGCTGCGCGATTTGCACGTGTGGCTGGTCGACCCGCGAGGGCAGGTGGTGCCCACCTTCCGGCCTGCCGCGCTCGCCAACTTCGAGCGGGCGCGATGGGAGTCGGCGATGCGTGACGCGAGCTACCTCGCCCACAATCGTGATTTCGGCGAAGGCACCGTCGGCGGGTACGCGTACCTCTACATCGGCTCGTGGAAAGAGCCCATCAATCAGGAGGCGCTCGATCTCGCTCTGTCGCGCATGCGTGAAGCCCCGGGCCTCATCATCGATGTGCGCAACAATGCCGGTGGTACCGATCAGACCGCGCTCGCCTTCGCCAGTCGTTTCACGACACGCGCCTTCACGGCGTCGTATGTCGAGATCCGGATGGATTCGCTGGTGAAGGACATCGAGATGCCGCTGGCGCGCACGATCGGACCGCGTGGGAGCTGGCAATACACACGGCCCGTGGTCGTGCTGTCGGGACGCGGTGGATTCAGCGCCACGGAAAGCTTCGTGGCCGCGATGCGCACCTTGCCGCAGGTCACGGTGGTGGGCGACACCACCGGTGGGGCGTCGGGCAATCCGGCCACCTTCCCCCTCGGCAACGGATGGCGTTTCACCGTGCCGCGTTGGCTCGAGTTCGGTCCGGACAAACGGCCCATCGAGGGACGCGGCGTGGCGCCGCATCTGGCCATGACGTGGGATCCGGCCAATTACGACAGCGCGCGTGATCCGCTGATCGACGCCGCGGTGGGATTGCTGGGCGAGCGCAACGGCGTGTACCGTATCGCTCCCGCGTCCGCGCATGAGGCGCGCGATGACAACCGATAA
- a CDS encoding DUF2490 domain-containing protein — protein MRNHPAPPRSHARVFLLLASLSALSPTVGRSQSPTPWRTVRQEHLWLATFIDQPITTRWAFLGDVQWRRTDGGQKPQQLLTRGSITYRVTPGFRLGAGLNYVATAPYGELPSARPLRDRQIFYIAQINQKLGGVDVMHRYRFENRWLADVLANATGDDSLSDSRFAQRARYMLRGSRPLGGLTLRKQPVIGIVQNELFVGLSRADRGVAVDQNRFSFGAGLPLSTTKRLDVLWLQQWIPVSRARASENNRTLWIVLNHTGKAR, from the coding sequence ATGCGCAATCATCCCGCCCCACCACGCTCGCACGCCCGGGTCTTCCTACTGCTGGCCTCGCTGTCCGCGCTCTCACCGACCGTCGGTCGGTCGCAGTCGCCGACCCCGTGGCGCACGGTACGGCAGGAGCATCTGTGGCTGGCCACCTTCATCGATCAGCCGATCACCACGCGCTGGGCGTTTCTCGGTGACGTGCAGTGGCGGCGCACTGACGGCGGCCAAAAGCCGCAACAGCTCCTCACGCGCGGATCGATCACGTATCGCGTGACGCCGGGCTTCCGCCTCGGTGCCGGCCTCAACTATGTGGCGACGGCGCCGTACGGTGAGCTGCCGTCAGCCCGGCCACTCCGCGATCGCCAGATCTTCTACATCGCGCAGATCAACCAGAAGCTGGGCGGCGTCGACGTGATGCATCGCTATCGGTTCGAGAACCGGTGGCTCGCCGACGTGCTGGCCAACGCGACCGGCGACGATTCGCTCAGTGACTCGCGCTTCGCGCAACGCGCCCGGTACATGCTGCGGGGATCGCGGCCCCTTGGCGGGCTGACGCTCCGAAAGCAGCCGGTGATCGGCATCGTGCAGAATGAGCTGTTCGTGGGGCTCTCGCGCGCCGATCGCGGCGTGGCGGTCGACCAGAATCGCTTTTCCTTCGGCGCGGGCCTGCCGCTATCGACCACGAAGCGGCTCGACGTGCTCTGGCTGCAGCAGTGGATCCCCGTGTCGCGGGCCCGCGCCAGCGAGAACAACCGGACGCTCTGGATCGTGCTGAACCACACGGGCAAGGCACGCTAG
- a CDS encoding alpha/beta hydrolase family protein: MLLPLAAVSAQNRGPKSADAKPAEPNPLADEGYVAPPPSIARLVAAPREQNVNFTAPNPGSRQYFLRTMSDGLPSLQNVGKEHHNLGGFQVDYRGNRDRALTMRSSAGFEITEWASGRKIPVSIPAGARVSTPVWSPDGTQFAFLALFEDGTQIYVADAATGKSRAVTTRSTLSTGVTAPEWTADGTTIVTVLVPDARGPEPKEPKLATGPMVRLNENNKLKTRTYPDLLSSPYEKALLEYHTTGQLAVVNVKTRAVKKVGAPGLIRSIDPSPDGQYFRVTYVEKPFSYLLPVASYGTRDVVIDGAGTVLRELVKRPLREGEEPADPTDPQPRTAAAAGAGAAGRAAPVDTGKRNIAWHPFAGGLLYSQIAPANGTAGAARGDSTATAAAAARRADRLMHWKAPFDSAGGTKLYETANRIASVQFSDNGKIMFVSETGTGGTFEQAIFVDENNTKFTVIAPRARGRGTDSTARPATAPAGGPGGRGARTSELVTRPGRRGVPVVVVSTDGKYVFTQGTTPDSAGKTPRAFVEKIEIRTGTRSRIYESAADVFETINAPLDDDFTKAVIQRESPTVVPQSYVLTLASRDVKQLTTNVDLMPEITKAVRKTIVARRADGYSFNVKVTLPADYKDGTRLPAMFWFYPREYDNQEAYNRSLTQGAGAANRFPTYGPRSLAFIVTQGYALIEPDAPIFASEGQLPNDNYVVDLRNNLAAVIDALDTLAIVDRQRLGIGGHSYGAFSTVNAMVHTPFFKAGIAGDGAYNRTLTPNGFQSERRDLWQGRQTYLEMSPFLYADQLNGALLMYHSTEDQNVGTDPINSIKMFHALQGLGKTASLYMYPYEDHGPVARETVLDQWARWVAWLDKYVKNAGAKPKVTTM; encoded by the coding sequence ATGCTCCTGCCGCTCGCCGCGGTCTCCGCGCAAAACCGCGGACCGAAATCGGCCGACGCCAAGCCCGCGGAGCCGAACCCGCTGGCGGATGAAGGCTACGTGGCGCCGCCGCCGTCGATCGCACGTCTGGTGGCCGCGCCGCGCGAGCAGAACGTGAACTTCACGGCACCGAATCCCGGGAGCCGTCAGTACTTCCTGCGCACGATGAGCGACGGACTGCCGTCGCTGCAGAACGTTGGCAAGGAGCACCACAATCTGGGTGGCTTCCAGGTCGACTATCGGGGCAACCGCGATCGCGCGCTCACCATGCGCAGCAGCGCCGGCTTCGAGATCACCGAGTGGGCCAGTGGCCGCAAGATTCCGGTGAGCATTCCGGCCGGCGCCCGCGTGAGCACGCCGGTATGGTCGCCCGACGGCACGCAGTTCGCCTTTCTCGCGCTGTTCGAAGACGGCACGCAGATCTACGTGGCCGACGCCGCGACCGGAAAGTCGCGCGCCGTGACCACCCGCTCCACCTTGTCGACCGGCGTGACCGCCCCCGAATGGACCGCCGACGGCACGACGATCGTGACGGTGCTAGTGCCCGACGCGCGTGGACCTGAGCCCAAGGAGCCGAAGCTGGCGACGGGTCCGATGGTGCGTCTGAATGAGAACAACAAGCTCAAGACACGCACCTATCCCGACTTGCTGTCGTCGCCCTACGAGAAGGCGCTGCTGGAGTACCACACGACGGGCCAGCTGGCGGTGGTGAATGTGAAGACGCGCGCGGTGAAGAAGGTCGGCGCGCCGGGGCTGATTCGCAGCATCGATCCGTCGCCCGATGGCCAGTATTTCCGCGTGACGTACGTGGAGAAGCCGTTCTCGTATCTGCTGCCCGTCGCGAGCTACGGCACGCGCGATGTCGTGATCGACGGCGCCGGCACGGTGCTGCGTGAACTGGTGAAGCGCCCGTTGCGCGAAGGGGAAGAGCCGGCCGACCCCACCGATCCGCAGCCGCGCACGGCCGCCGCGGCGGGTGCAGGTGCGGCTGGTCGGGCAGCGCCCGTGGATACGGGCAAGCGCAACATCGCGTGGCATCCGTTTGCCGGTGGGTTGTTGTATTCGCAGATCGCGCCGGCCAATGGTACGGCTGGTGCGGCACGTGGCGACTCGACGGCCACGGCCGCCGCAGCCGCCCGTCGCGCCGATCGCCTCATGCACTGGAAGGCGCCGTTCGATTCCGCCGGTGGCACGAAGTTGTATGAAACCGCCAATCGCATTGCGAGCGTGCAGTTCAGCGACAACGGCAAGATCATGTTCGTGAGCGAGACGGGCACCGGCGGCACGTTCGAACAGGCGATTTTCGTCGACGAGAACAACACCAAGTTCACCGTGATCGCGCCGCGTGCGCGTGGCCGCGGTACCGATAGCACCGCACGGCCCGCCACCGCGCCTGCCGGTGGCCCCGGCGGTCGCGGCGCGCGCACGTCGGAGCTCGTCACGCGCCCGGGACGTCGTGGGGTGCCGGTGGTCGTGGTCTCCACCGACGGTAAGTACGTGTTCACGCAGGGTACCACGCCCGACAGCGCCGGCAAGACGCCGCGCGCGTTCGTGGAGAAGATCGAGATCCGCACGGGCACGCGCAGCCGCATCTACGAGAGCGCGGCCGACGTGTTCGAAACGATCAACGCACCCCTCGATGATGATTTCACCAAGGCCGTAATCCAGCGCGAGTCGCCCACGGTCGTGCCGCAGTCGTACGTGCTCACGTTGGCGTCACGCGACGTGAAGCAGCTCACGACCAACGTCGACCTCATGCCCGAGATCACGAAGGCGGTGCGCAAGACGATCGTGGCGCGTCGTGCCGACGGCTATTCGTTCAACGTGAAGGTCACGCTTCCCGCCGACTACAAGGACGGCACGCGCCTGCCCGCGATGTTCTGGTTCTATCCGCGCGAGTACGACAATCAGGAAGCGTACAACCGCAGTCTCACGCAGGGCGCCGGCGCGGCCAATCGCTTCCCGACGTATGGACCGCGCTCGCTCGCGTTCATCGTGACGCAGGGCTACGCGCTGATCGAGCCCGACGCCCCGATCTTCGCCAGCGAAGGGCAGCTGCCGAACGACAACTACGTGGTCGATCTGCGCAATAATCTCGCGGCCGTCATCGACGCACTCGACACGCTGGCCATCGTCGACCGCCAGCGCCTGGGGATCGGTGGCCACAGCTATGGTGCGTTCAGCACGGTGAACGCCATGGTGCACACGCCGTTCTTCAAGGCCGGCATCGCCGGCGACGGTGCCTACAACCGCACGCTCACGCCGAACGGCTTCCAGAGCGAACGCCGCGACCTGTGGCAGGGCCGTCAGACGTATCTCGAGATGTCGCCGTTCCTGTACGCCGACCAGCTCAACGGCGCGCTGCTCATGTATCACAGCACCGAAGACCAGAACGTGGGTACCGATCCGATCAACTCGATCAAGATGTTCCACGCCCTGCAGGGACTCGGCAAGACGGCATCGCTGTACATGTACCCCTACGAAGACCACGGCCCCGTGGCCCGTGAAACCGTGCTCGATCAGTGGGCGCGCTGGGTGGCGTGGCTGGACAAGTACGTGAAGAACGCGGGTGCCAAGCCGAAAGTCACGACGATGTAG
- a CDS encoding TonB-dependent receptor yields MITWPTAASRTRILLLALVAMGCASPSLLAAQSTGTILGRVVSAATREAIPGVVIRVPATASANALTALSDSVGGFVLRNVPVGVTRLELRRIGFAPIVRSDIVVSTARSAELLVELTPVATELAAVTVAPTYFPPLPPASFPVSTQRFGAEEVRRAPGVQEDVVRAVSVLPGVGVTTAGRNDLVVRGGAPFENLFTVDGIEVPNINHFGTQGSTGGPLSLINVAFVEDVALSAGGFGVRYSDRTASVTAIRLREGSRDRISGSVNISATGGGAYVEGPLGARGSFLLGVRRSYLDFIFKAAGFGFIPSYRDLTGKAVWRPSSRDQLSAVLIGAQGTVTFNNDTDENRFENSRVVAPQQDQYFSGLIWQRTLSKGLLTATLGRTFTRYTTTQNDSGGPGREPSVVFAANTTEGEQSLRTDLQWQLAPRVDVETGVVAKYGSDLRYDLTVPGAFRRDAAYVEQPLRRDTSFTATRGALYSQATTRVGDRLRVTLGVRGDWYRYLSNAVRAAPRASAVWQHDARTTASVSVGRYWQPPQLIWLVGDTSNASLKPFAADQAIAGVSRTLRDDVKLQVEVYGKRYRQYPARRFRPQAVLQPSGFDDATNDIPFGLEPLANVGRGTVIGAELLLQKKLSQVPVYALLTVSANRTRFTAIDGVERPGAFDAPVVANVLLGWRPNAKWELSTRLRTATGLLTTPFVNAGVREGTLDFTQYNAGGRLPQFFSLDARVDRRWQVGKSQLITYLDVQNATARQNVSAVAWNARLRAPERQTSIGVLPSIGIDWTF; encoded by the coding sequence ATGATTACATGGCCTACCGCCGCGTCTCGAACGCGGATCCTCCTGCTCGCGCTCGTTGCGATGGGGTGCGCCTCGCCGTCGCTGCTCGCGGCACAGTCCACCGGAACGATCCTCGGCCGCGTGGTCAGCGCCGCCACCCGAGAAGCGATCCCCGGGGTGGTGATTCGTGTCCCGGCCACCGCGTCTGCGAATGCGCTCACCGCGCTCTCCGATTCGGTCGGCGGCTTCGTGCTTCGAAATGTGCCCGTCGGGGTAACGCGACTCGAATTGCGACGCATCGGCTTCGCCCCGATCGTGCGCAGTGATATCGTGGTCAGCACGGCGCGCAGCGCGGAGCTGCTCGTGGAGCTGACCCCGGTGGCCACCGAGCTCGCCGCCGTGACGGTGGCACCGACGTACTTCCCGCCACTGCCACCCGCGTCGTTTCCCGTGTCGACGCAGCGGTTCGGTGCCGAAGAAGTGCGACGTGCGCCCGGCGTGCAGGAAGACGTGGTGCGCGCCGTGAGCGTGCTGCCCGGGGTGGGCGTGACCACCGCCGGACGCAACGATTTGGTGGTCCGCGGTGGTGCGCCATTCGAGAATCTGTTCACGGTCGATGGTATCGAAGTGCCGAACATCAACCACTTCGGCACGCAGGGCTCCACCGGTGGTCCGCTGTCGCTCATCAACGTGGCATTCGTGGAAGACGTCGCACTGTCCGCTGGCGGATTCGGCGTGCGCTACAGCGACCGCACGGCGAGCGTGACGGCGATCCGCCTGCGCGAGGGCTCGCGCGATCGCATCAGTGGCTCCGTGAACATCTCGGCCACCGGCGGGGGTGCATACGTGGAAGGGCCGCTGGGGGCACGGGGATCGTTCCTGCTCGGTGTGCGACGCAGCTATCTCGATTTCATCTTCAAGGCCGCCGGCTTCGGTTTCATTCCGAGCTACCGCGATCTCACGGGCAAGGCGGTGTGGAGGCCGTCTTCGCGCGATCAGCTCTCAGCGGTGCTGATCGGCGCGCAGGGCACGGTGACGTTCAACAACGACACCGACGAGAACCGTTTCGAGAACTCGCGCGTGGTGGCTCCGCAGCAAGATCAATACTTCTCCGGACTGATCTGGCAGCGCACGCTGTCGAAGGGACTGCTCACCGCCACGCTCGGCCGCACGTTCACGCGATACACCACCACGCAGAACGATTCCGGAGGCCCCGGCCGCGAGCCCAGTGTGGTGTTCGCCGCCAACACCACCGAAGGGGAACAGTCGCTGCGCACCGACCTGCAGTGGCAGCTCGCGCCGCGCGTCGACGTGGAAACTGGCGTCGTGGCGAAATACGGCTCCGATCTGCGCTACGACCTCACGGTTCCGGGCGCATTCCGACGCGATGCGGCCTACGTGGAGCAACCGCTCCGGCGCGACACCTCGTTCACCGCCACACGCGGCGCCCTGTATTCGCAGGCGACCACGCGCGTCGGCGATCGGCTCCGCGTCACTCTCGGTGTGCGGGGCGACTGGTACCGCTATCTGAGCAACGCGGTGCGCGCGGCGCCGCGGGCGAGTGCCGTATGGCAGCATGATGCGCGTACGACGGCTTCGGTGTCGGTGGGTCGCTACTGGCAGCCGCCGCAACTCATCTGGCTGGTGGGCGACACCTCCAATGCTTCACTCAAGCCGTTCGCGGCCGATCAGGCGATTGCCGGCGTGTCGCGTACGCTGCGCGATGATGTGAAGCTGCAGGTCGAAGTCTACGGCAAGCGCTACCGGCAGTATCCGGCGCGCCGCTTCCGCCCGCAGGCGGTGCTGCAACCATCGGGATTCGACGACGCCACCAACGACATTCCCTTCGGTCTCGAGCCGCTGGCGAACGTCGGTCGTGGTACGGTGATCGGCGCCGAATTGTTGCTGCAGAAGAAGCTGTCGCAGGTGCCCGTGTATGCACTGCTCACCGTCAGCGCCAACCGCACGCGCTTCACCGCGATCGACGGCGTGGAACGTCCCGGTGCCTTCGATGCCCCGGTGGTCGCCAACGTGCTGCTCGGCTGGCGCCCCAACGCCAAGTGGGAGCTATCGACCCGCCTGCGCACGGCCACGGGATTGCTCACCACGCCGTTCGTGAATGCGGGTGTGCGTGAGGGCACGCTGGATTTCACGCAGTACAACGCCGGCGGGCGGCTGCCGCAGTTCTTTTCACTCGACGCACGCGTCGACCGCCGCTGGCAGGTCGGGAAGTCCCAGCTCATTACGTACCTCGACGTACAGAACGCCACCGCGCGTCAGAACGTGAGCGCGGTGGCGTGGAATGCCCGGTTGCGAGCACCCGAGCGCCAGACCTCCATCGGCGTGCTACCAAGCATCGGGATCGATTGGACGTTCTAG
- a CDS encoding acyloxyacyl hydrolase: MSFPVCRALSGAALVALLPVLVPSTARAQGAPQRPHVSVMLSDAVDTRTASHNETIDGAFRTLAVQVSRPLFSVGGMHVAWLGEIMPVMLVTAGAPPNRIPTPITNPTEANDPRRLARYAVRDAYGVGFAPLGAEAAYSLGAKTHFLFNVTSGVAWFSRVVPYGKATQANFTVAPGLFLERRIGSRQALALGYQLHHLSNASMGGANPGMNSHIFSVRVSKLR, translated from the coding sequence ATGTCGTTTCCTGTTTGTCGCGCCCTCTCGGGCGCAGCGCTCGTCGCGTTGCTACCCGTGCTTGTGCCATCAACGGCCAGGGCGCAGGGCGCCCCCCAACGTCCGCATGTCAGCGTGATGCTCAGCGATGCGGTCGACACGCGCACGGCGTCGCATAACGAGACCATCGACGGCGCATTCCGCACGTTGGCCGTGCAAGTCTCGCGTCCGCTGTTTTCGGTCGGCGGCATGCACGTGGCGTGGCTGGGCGAGATTATGCCGGTGATGCTGGTCACCGCGGGGGCGCCGCCCAACCGTATTCCGACGCCTATCACGAATCCCACCGAGGCTAATGATCCGCGGCGACTGGCCCGCTATGCGGTGCGCGATGCGTATGGAGTGGGTTTCGCGCCCCTCGGCGCGGAGGCGGCCTACTCGCTCGGCGCGAAGACCCACTTCCTGTTCAACGTGACGTCGGGCGTGGCGTGGTTCTCGCGCGTGGTGCCGTACGGCAAGGCTACGCAGGCCAACTTTACGGTGGCGCCGGGGCTGTTCCTCGAGCGGCGTATCGGGAGCCGACAGGCGCTGGCGCTGGGGTATCAGCTGCACCACTTGTCGAACGCCAGCATGGGCGGCGCGAATCCCGGCATGAACTCGCACATTTTTTCGGTGCGGGTATCGAAGCTGCGATGA